In the Oncorhynchus keta strain PuntledgeMale-10-30-2019 chromosome 29, Oket_V2, whole genome shotgun sequence genome, one interval contains:
- the LOC118383505 gene encoding cytochrome P450 1B1-like: protein MALLETDFEVKGSSIIREWSGQVQPALVASLVFLFCLEACLWVRNLRLKRRLPGPFAWPVVGNAMQLGQMPHITFSKMAKKYGNVYQIRLGCNNIVVLNGDASIREALVQHSTEFAGRPNFVSFQSVSGGNSMTFSNYSKQWRTHRKIAQTTIRAFSSANSQTKKAFEQHVVAEATELIEAFLKLNAEGQFFNPAHELTIAAANVICALCFGKRYGHDDIEFRTLLGSVDKFGETVGAGSLVDVMPWLQYFPNPVRRAYQSFKDLNKEFFTFVRDKVVEHRETFDPEVTRDMSDAIIGVIDKADCDTGLTEAHTEGTVSDLIGAGLDTVSTCLHWMLLLLVKYPIIQTKLQEQIDKVVGRDRLPCIEDKASLAYLDAVIYETMRYTSFVPLTIPHSTTSDVTIEGFHIPKDTVIFINQWSVNHDPLQWKDPHLFDPSRFLDENGALDKDLTSSVMIFSAGKRRCIGDQIAKVEVFLFSAILIHQCTFENNPSQDLSLDCSYGLTLKPLNYNISAKLRGELLTGA, encoded by the coding sequence ATGGCACTGCTGGAAACAGACTTTGAGGTGAAAGGCAGCAGCATCATCAGGGAGTGGAGTGGACAGGTCCAGCCAGCGCTGGTCGCCTCCTTGGTTTTCCTCTTCTGTCTGGAAGCCTGTCTGTGGGTCAGGAATCTCAGACTCAAGAGAAGGCTACCAGGACCTTTTGCCTGGCCAGTGGTTGGCAATGCCATGCAGCTGGGGCAGATGCCTCATATCACCTTCTCCAAGATGGCAAAGAAGTACGGCAACGTGTATCAGATAAGACTGGGCTGCAACAACATAGTGGTGCTTAATGGAGATGCATCAATACGAGAAGCATTGGTTCAACACAGCACAGAGTTTGCAGGCAGACCCAACTTTGTGTCTTTTCAGTCAGTGTCTGGTGGTAACAGCATGACATTCTCTAACTACAGCAAACAGTGGAGGACGCACCGGAAGATCGCTCAGACCACCATTAGAGCTTTCTCCTCTGCCAACAGCCAGACCAAAAAAGCATTTGAACAGCACGTCGTGGCAGAGGCCACTGAGCTCATTGAAGCTTTCCTCAAACTCAATGCTGAGGGACAGTTTTTCAACCCTGCTCATGAACTGACAATAGCTGCTGCCAATGTAATCTGTGCCCTGTGCTTTGGAAAACGTTATGGACATGATGACATTGAGTTTAGAACCCTTCTGGGCAGCGTGGACAAGTTTGGAGAGACGGTGGGGGCTGGCAGCTTGGTTGATGTCATGCCCTGGCTTCAGTATTTCCCAAATCCTGTCCGCAGGGCCTACCAGAGCTTCAAAGACCTCAATAAAGAGTTTTTCACCTTTGTGAGAGACAAGGTTGTGGAACACAGGGAGACATTTGACCCTGAAGTGACTCGGGACATGAGTGATGCCATTATTGGGGTCATTGACAAGGCGGACTGTGATACCGGGTTGACGGAGGCCCACACAGAAGGGACAGTGTCTGATCTGATTGGTGCAGGACTGGATACTGTGTCCACTTGCCTTCATTGGATGCTCCTTTTATTGGTGAAATACCCCATCATCCAAACCAAGCTGCAGGAGCAGATTGACAAAGTGGTAGGCCGTGACAGGCTGCCCTGTATTGAGGACAAAGCCAGCCTGGCTTACCTAGATGCCGTTATCTATGAGACCATGCGCTACACCAGCTTTGTACCCCTCACCATCCCCCACTCCACCACCTCAGATGTTACCATCGAAGGCTTCCACATCCCCAAAGACACAGTGATCTTCATCAACCAGTGGTCTGTCAACCACGACCCTTTACAGTGGAAGGACCCACATCTCTTTGACCCTTCACGGTTTCTAGATGAAAATGGTGCCCTTGACAAGGATCTGACCAGCAGTGTGATGATATTCTCAGCAGGAAAGAGGCGATGTATCGGTGACCAGATAGCCAAAGTGGAGGTCTTTTTATTTTCTGCTATTTTGATTCACCAGTGCACATTTGAGAATAACCCAAGTCAGGACCTCTCCTTAGACTGCTCCTATGGGTTAACATTGAAGCCCCTGAACTACAACATCTCTGCCAAGCTCAGAGGAGAATTACTTACTGGGGCATAA
- the LOC127913622 gene encoding cytochrome P450 1B1-like — MALLETDFEVKGSSIIREWSGQVQPALVASFVFLFCLEACLWVRNLRLKRRLPGPFAWPVVGNAMQLGQMPHITFSKLAKKYGNVYQIRLGCNNIVVLNGDTAIREALVQHSTEFAGRPDFVSFRMISGGRSMTFTNYSKQWKMHRRIAQSTIRAFSSANSQTKKAFEQHVLGESMDLVQVFLRMSADGRYFNPAHECTVAAANVICALCFGKRYGHDDIEFRTLLGKMDKFGETVGAGSLVDVMPWLQNFPNPVRSVYQNFKHINEDFFAFVKDKVVQHRETFNPDVTRDMSDAIINVIEHGKDSGLTKDFTEGTVTDLIGAGQDTMSTILQWILLLLIKYPIIQTKLQEQIDKVVGRDRLPCIEDKASLAYLDAVIYETMRYTSFVPLTIPHSTTSDVTIEGFHIPKDTVVFINQWSVNHDPLQWKDPHLFDPSRFLDESGALDKDLTNSVMIFSTGKRRCIGDQIAKVEIFLFTAILLHQCTFESNPSETLTLGCSYGLALKPLHYTITTKLRGKLLGLVSPA; from the coding sequence ATGGCACTGCTGGAAACAGACTTTGAGGTGAAAGGCAGCAGCATCATCAGGGAGTGGAGTGGACAGGTCCAGCCAGCGCTGGTCGCCTCCTttgttttcctcttctgtctTGAAGCCTGTCTGTGGGTCAGGAATCTCAGACTCAAGAGAAGGCTGCCAGGACCTTTTGCCTGGCCGGTGGTGGGCAATGCCATGCAGCTGGGGCAGATGCCTCATATCACCTTCTCCAAGCTGGCAAAGAAGTACGGCAACGTGTATCAGATAAGACTGGGCTGCAACAACATAGTGGTGCTTAATGGAGACACAGCAATACGAGAAGCCTTGGTTCAGCACAGCACAGAGTTTGCAGGCAGACCCGACTTTGTGTCTTTTCGGATGATTTCAGGAGGCAGGAGCATGACATTCACTAACTACAGCAAACAATGGAAAATGCACCGGAGAATTGCACAATCTACCATTAGAGCTTTCTCCTCTGCAAACAGCCAGACCAAGAAAGCATTTGAGCAGCACGTTTTAGGAGAATCTATGGATCTTGTGCAGGTATTTCTGAGAATGAGTGCTGATGGACGATATTTTAATCCCGCTCATGAATGTACAGTCGCTGCTGCAAATGTAATCTGTGCCCTGTGCTTTGGAAAACGTTATGGCCATGATGATATTGAGTTTAGAACTCTCCTAGGCAAAATGGACAAGTTTGGAGAGACGGTGGGGGCTGGCAGCTTGGTGGATGTCATGCCCTGGCTTCAGAATTTCCCAAATCCTGTCCGCAGCGTCTACCAGAATTTCAAACACATAAATGAGGATTTTTTTGCCTTTGTGAAAGACAAAGTGGTGCAGCACAGAGAAACCTTCAACCCTGATGTGACCCGGGACATGAGTGATGCTATCATTAATGTGATTGAGCACGGAAAGGACAGTGGACTGACCAAAGACTTCACAGAAGGAACCGTCACAGACCTTATTGGAGCCGGCCAAGACACAATGTCAACCATTTTACAATGGATTCTCCTGCTTTTGATCAAATACCCCATCATCCAAACCAAGCTGCAGGAGCAGATTGACAAAGTGGTAGGCCGTGACAGGCTGCCCTGTATTGAGGACAAAGCCAGCCTGGCTTACCTGGATGCCGTTATCTATGAGACCATGCGCTACACCAGCTTTGTACCCCTCACCATCCCCCACTCCACCACCTCAGATGTTACCATCGAAGGCTTCCACATCCCCAAAGACACAGTGGTCTTCATCAACCAGTGGTCTGTCAACCACGACCCTTTACAGTGGAAGGACCCACATCTCTTTGACCCTTCACGTTTCCTAGATGAAAGCGGTGCCCTTGACAAGGACCTGACCAACAGCGTCATGATCTTCTCCACTGGTAAGAGGCGATGTATTGGCGACCAGATTGCCAAAGTGGAAATCTTTTTATTTACAGCCATCTTGCTTCACCAGTGTACCTTTGAGAGCAACCCCTCAGAGACCCTGACCCTTGGTTGTTCCTATGGGCTCGCACTGAAGCCCCTGCACTACACCATCACAACTAAGCTCAGGGGGAAGCTGCTCGGTCTGGTGTCACCTGCATAA